Part of the Salarias fasciatus chromosome 23 unlocalized genomic scaffold, fSalaFa1.1 super_scaffold_20, whole genome shotgun sequence genome, CAGGCTGACAGAATGTGAGGAGGATTCAAACTCTGGTTCTAGTAGAGGGTAGGGATTCACACCGGGGTTCTGACATGGGGTAGGGATTCAAGCTCTGGTTCTGATAGGGGGTAGGGATTGAAATCCCGGTTCTGACAGAGGGCAAGGATTCAAACCTTGGTTCTTATAGAGGgtagggattcaaaccctggtttggATAGTGGGTAAGGATTCAAACCCTGATTCTAGTAGGGGGTAGGTATTTAGATCCTGGTTCTAGTAGGGGGTAGGTATTTAAATCCTGGTTCTAGTACGGGGTAGGTATTCAAATCCTGGTTCTGACAGGTGTTagggactcaaaccctggttctAATAGAGGGTAGGGACTCGACCTTGGGTTCTGTTTTGGGGTAGGGATTTAAACCCTGGTCCAGACAGAGGGTACTCAAACCCTGGTTAGACTGGTTAGGGTAgactcaaaccctggttctGGTAGGGggcagggattcaaacccaggtTCTGACAGAAGGTAGGGATTCTCTAAAAATTCTATAATCCAAATTCATACAACTTAGCACCAAAAGCAAGACTTTCTAGATGTTTTGACCTGAGTCACTTTGAGCAACACCCGTCCCCGAGGGATTCGTACCTTTACCACATGAAGCTTGGGCAGGAGGTTGCAGTCGGCCAGCGTCAGCTCGTCCCCATCCAGGTACCGGCGGGTGGACTCCACCCCGTGGCGcccctggtcctcgtcctcCATGGGCTTCATCAGGTACTCATCCAGCTCAGCCAGAGCCTTGTTCAGACTCTTCTCCAGCgctggaaacacaacatcagacTGTGTCATAATTTTTCCCTTAAATTTAGAtactttactttgaaataagttaaAAAGAATATGCCaatacaaaaagtgaaaactgtcttgatttcagagaacttctcttaaatcaagtctttttaTCTTGACGAAATCTGATTTTTAGATGAATTTATCTTATATCAAGTAAAACGAGACATTTTCCCTcaaaacaactttcaaaaacttgctcagatttggacttCTTGCGGTGTGAGCTGCGATCGGGGCTGGGATTCCCCCATactaaaaaatgttggggtAAAAACAACCCAATATgggttattttttaacccaacgcTGGTTAAATATTGGACAGAACACATGCTGGGTCATTTTGACCCAACATGTTGTGTTGGTTTCCTTAAACCAACAGTTGGGTTATTTGAACAACCCAGTTGGGGTTGTTCAAATAACCCAACCACAGGCTCAATTTGACTACACTGTTGGGTTCGTTTTACTCAATCAGCTGGGTTGCTAATCTCTAAACATTAATTATATGGTATTGTAGCATCGAGGggtgactgaagacagaaaactttcagaaaacatgaagataatgcggaagtgcaaaaaagctgtaattccagagaaATTCCAGctgggggcgatgatgctggtttcaaaaagagcccaggtctcattggaacccattcaaaaatgccgatttcagagtgcaaatacacatataaagcgcccagtttcaggacatgttttggtctctatcactagtttctacaagcgtgctggcttcaccagactctgattttcagataaatcatctgttgattttatattgcgagttaaagttttgcataaatagccctatcacagcgcctcctctgtccccgtaatgcggtcacgtgacgggctggaccaatcacatttacatccggtttcaaatgttcagttatggagacgtcctgctggactcgctgaagtctgcAGAACGGCATTTGGGaacgctatgggtgacgtcacgaaagctcTATCCATTATATTAACAATCCATGGGTCTACacttaataaaaataaatgcaacacaaaagtggcaacagcacacagaacaaaaacactaaacagAACTCATAATAAATAAGCAATAACAAACACATATGAGCCCCCAAAACGGCCCCAAAAGTCCTGAACAGTTCTACCCATAATCCCTTGCGGCTCCCAAGAGCACAGACCCCCAGAGGCCCCCGCGTCCGCTACAGTATCATAAATACTAAACAGTGATTTACAGAATTTTTTAGAAACTCAGCATAtaaactatttttaaaaaatgttttaagaaaaacaaccaacatttaaaatatacaggatacaaaaaatatttaataaatacaCTCTTGTAATTGTATTTTACAAAGGGAAATaattacttttcttttcagattacCTAAATGCGTCAATACAACTCAGATTCTtgataaaaactaaataaagctCTCTGTATTCCCTAGAAGAATCTGCCAGCAGCGTCTCTACTGTAacagtctttttctctttcgCGATAGCATCACTAAGTATCGGTATTGGTCGCGCATGCGCGAGTGTCAACCCAACATGTTGGGCAGTCCGAAATAACCCAACGCATCACCTGCCAACTACAATAACCCAGCAATCTGGGTTATTAGATTAAccaatttaatgaaaacaacccAATTAAACTAACCAACAGTCTCAACCCAGCTGTTGGGTTGCAAAAATAACCCAACATTTCTAAGTGTGCTCCATCCGGTGCACTCACATCGGTTCTTATCCGCCCTGGTGTTCTTGACGTACGCCGAGAACTTGGCGAAGATGTCGTTGCCGGCTGTGTTGGACTTGCGGTTCTTGGCGGCGAGCCTGGGATACCTGGAAACCACGGAAATTGGCGTCAAAACATCACCATTTTGGCGTTTATATCAAGCTCCAACTTCTGCTGATAGAAAGTGACGATAATggtgaagtgcagaaaagctgtaataccgggggaattccagcagggggcggtgatgttggtttcaaaaagagccacTCTGGGTTCAAAAGCTTATCTTACGTAGACGTATCTGTCTGTTACTATCTACCCCTTTCTCTCCTTGTGTCTCCTCACCCaaacctctgaccctggttctgcaggtttttgaGTCTGGTTGTGCAGGTTTCTCcatctctgagcctggttctgcaggtttctgagtctggttctgcaggtttctgagtctggttctgcaggtttctccacctctgagtctggttctgcaggtttctccacctctgagcctggttctgcaggtttctgagtctggttctgcaagtAAATCCCCCTCTGAGGCTGGTTCCACAGGTGTCCTcctttttccttgttttctacTGAATTGTTCTGCACTGCCTTCAGCCTGGAAGTCCTGCAGAGAAActgtctttttgtcttttgccTGCTGATTCTTGTCAAAGAAGGGGATTCTTTCCCTTTTTCCcattcttttgtcttttttccctgCACCTTCTTTTCCTGATTGTGACTTTGGCGAGGATGCATTTGGGttgctctgtttttgttgttcataCTCAAATTTGCTTAAAATCAACGCCTTTTCCAAGGAGTTCTTCCTTCAATCAGTTTCTTCTTGCTCTGGGTTTTCTCGGGAAAAGCGTCTATAAATGATGTCTTGTAATTGGCGCTTTATAagtaaagctgaactgaattgagcTGAATAATGTGAGGCCTACTTGGGCGGAGCCAACATGGCCTCCAGGAACTCCTCAATCTTGTTGACGTCGGTGAGCACCTCCCCCTGGAAGGTGAGGAAGGGCGGGTGGGTCCCCGGCGCCAGGTTATGGAGGTCGGCCGGTTTCCTGAGCACAGgggtacatttttttttttcacaataaaagcctcTGGATGATTTTTGCCTTTGATGGAACAGCGATGGGCGGAGCTCACCTCTTTAGGTCGACGGTGGTCACGTTGAAGACGACGCCCTTCAGCCAGAGGATCATGAAGATCCGCTGGGAGAAGGGGCAATTCCCAATGCTCTCGCCATCGCTccctgcctgcacacacacacacacacacacacacacacacacacacacacacacacacacacacacacacacgtaatgaGATTTAATGATTAACTCCACCTCTGTCCATACAGTCATCATGTTGTGTTATCAGATCACGTTTCTGTTGCATGACTTTATATCAGGTCACTGTCACCTGACCATGACACAACGAAAACCAAGGTCTTGCTGTTTAAACAAACCTTATCGACCCATActgatacttttactttgaaattagtaaaaaaaaataaaataaaataaattgtattgattttagagaacttctcttaaatcaagtcattcttaataaaatataatttcaaagtgaatttatcttaaatcaactaaaatgagacattttcactgaaaacacgtTGAAAAAAACGTGCTCATTTTGATTTTCTGCAGTGTGGGTCTCGGGATTTTCACAAGACAACAAGCTCATTAAAATGAGACAACTACCTTGTTATAATGAGGAAAGTACCTCATTATAATAAGACAACTACCTCGTTATTATCAGATGACAAACTCATTATAATGAGACAATGACCTCATTATAATGAGACAATGACCTCATTATAATTACACAACAACCTCATTATAATGAGACAATGACCTCATTATAATGAGACAACCTCATTGTAATGAGAAAAGTACCTCATCAAATGAGACAACTACCTCTTTATAATGAGACGACAACCTCATTATAATGAGACAACTACCTCGTTATAATGAGGCAACAACCTCATTATAGAACTATCTCATTAAAATGAGAAAGTGTTAATGTTATAGAACTACCTCGTTATGATGAGACAACTACCTCGTTATAATTAGACAACTACCTTGTTATAATTACACAATGACGTCATTATAGAACTACCTCATTATAATGAGATAATTACCACATTATGATGAGACAACTACCTCATTATAATGAGGGAACAACCTCGTAATGATCAAACTACCTCATTATATTACTACCTCATTATAATGCTACTTCGTTATAATGAGAAAACGACCTCATTAAAGAACTACCTCGTTAAAATGAGACAGCGTCGATGTTATAGAACTACCTCGTTATGATGAGACAACTGCCTTGTTATAATTAGACAACTACCTCGTTGTAATGGTCAAACTACCTCATTATATTACTACCTCGCGACAATGAGAAAACGACCTCATTATAGAACTACCTCATTAAAATGAGACAGCGTCGATGTTATAGAACTACCTCGTTATGATGAGACAACTACCTCGTTATGACAAGAGAACCACCTTGTTATAATTAGGAAACTACTTCATTATGATGAGAGAACTACCTCATTTTAATGAGAAAACTACCTCAATGTAATGAGTCATGTACGTTGTTAGTTCAGATTAAAGGTTTATTTTTCAGATATAAACTGCTGTAAACAAGCAGATTTCTAATTAGTTTGTATGATTTATTAATAtcttacagaaaaaaacattcgaAGAAGAGAAGCTTCACCCAAATCTGACAGTTTTTACTGGAAAAACAAGGAACCTAAAGGTCATCTGAGGTTTAATCTTGAAATCCTagtcttttaaaatgtggattaaataaacagaaacacgcTAAAATGGTCATCAAGCAATCAAAGAAGGAGAATCAGTGCATTCAGTTCGATCCCCCATATGTTAAACAgacagtaatgtgtgtgtgtgtgtgtgtgtgtgtgtgtgtgtgtgtgtgtgtgtgtgtgtgtgtgtgtgtgtgtaaggagaCACTGTAACAAGACACCGGGTAGACCATGAATAATCCACGGTGCTTCTATTAGCTGCCTCGCTGACCTCCGGCTGCTTCACactaaaaccaaaacaatatcAAGGAAAATCATCAAATCTGAAATCAAGGTGATGTTgagcaataaaaacaagaaaattcaTAATTATGATCAATTCTGGTTTAATGGTGATTATTTATTACCAAGTGAACCATTAATGTTGTATTATGGGTTATAATCTCAATCATATTCAAATTAATTTATACATCATCAATGTTGCAGAGGCTAATAAGTTAGCATTAGATGctaaagacacatttttagGGGAaatattttaagtgaaaatgcatcttttatgtgtttttgtttcaaaattTAGCGTTGAGATTGCAACAACTTGAAAGCAATGTCCATTTATATGGCAGAAACGTGGGGAATAATGACTGTTTGTCTGCATGCACTGCAAaaagtccaaatctgagcaatttttttaaaacttcctttgagtgaaaatgtttcattttacttaatttaagataaattcacttcaaAAAGTATTTTACCCAAGATAAAAAGacttaagagaagttctctggaatcaagacagttttcatttgtgttaTTGGCAGGTTTTTTCCTTAAATTAAgacacttttactttgaaatagatttaaaaaaaatctttacttaaatcaagtaaaatgagacaagtattttcaaaaagttgttttttcctGGAGTATTTTCGAAAAGAGAATTGAGTTGGCACATTTAAATCCGGTTCAACATGGTtcagtatggagacgtcctgcttaGATCCTCGAAATGGGATTTCAAAACGCTATGGGGTGCATCACTTTAGCTCCGTCCATTTTCAATAAGCAGTCTATGgatgatgtcacgttagctccgcccatttttatatacagtctatagATGAtgtcacattagctccgcccaccttttaCATACAGTGTATGGATGACGTCACGTTCGCCCCGCCCaccttttatatacagtctatggatgatgtcccgttagctccgcccaccttttaTATACAGTGTATGGATGACGTCATGTTTGCCCCGCCCACCTGTATAAACAGCCAACGATGGACTATTTAAAGCCTGAAAGGGCCTCAGTAATAATTCAGAGGGGGACAGATTCTCTGTGCACGTGGGTGTCAggttcacacacagaaaatcagCATGCAACAATAACAACTGGCTTAAAGGAgccgtgcgcacacacacacacacacacacacacacatatatataaacagcaatgatgcacacacactccaaactgTACACACCTTGACAAATAGCTCAATATCGGGGTCCTTGTCTTCTTCGGCTGCAGTGTCCGTCATGGTCAagaggtatgtgtgtgtgtttgtgtgtgtgtgtgtgcgcgcgcgtgtgtgtgtcgggtCTCAGTTTTCAGTAGGTTCTACTCCGGGTCCACTCGGCGGACACAGCTCTGTCCCATGGCGGCTCCGGCAAGTGTGTCAGCTGAGGACGGAcgccagggtgtgtgtgtgtgtatgtgtgtgcgtgtgtgtagggGTGACAAAAATAAACCCCGTTTGAGGGGTGAGGTGgtagctccacccacctcctgcagctctgactgATGAAAACTGAATCACCATCATCTTCTGTCAGAGGGCGAGCACATTTTTTCCCgaaaagctgcgttttctcctgtttccattgGGAATGGAGTTGGcgcatttttgaaaaaattctTTGGGCTGTTTCTTTTCAGACGACAACTACAAGCTTTCCTCATCAACACCAAAGGCTGGATCTCACAGGTTGATCCAGCTGCAGGGCAGATGTGACCAAggtgtagccccgccccctcagcaGCACATACCAGTTTCCCACTGGCCGAAAAATCAGTTTCAAATCTCTACTAAtgggctcctcatggcagtggaaAAGTGTTTAAACCGCATTTCGACCCAGGACAATAAATCCTGCAAGCAATCTGGGTTTTAATCGGCTCGCCTCTGATCAACTTttagtgtgaaaggcagacccgggtcgacgcggtaatttacgtgatgacgtcgatgTAGCGTGCCTACGTTAGCACGCTTGTTGCTCTTTTTGGACACATCGTGAGATATCCTTTGTCAAGATGACCTAGCATTGGCAAGAGAGCGAGATCAGAGGGCTTGATTCGTCGAAAGGTGATGGGGACTGAGCTCTtgtgcattgtttactttcactTTGCTCTGTCGCACTGATGATGTCACCAACATGGGACACCATGGATGGGACACCACCACATAAATGTGGGACACCGCGACCAGGACGAACAGatccggtgacaaagggcagccctgctggagtccaacaagcaccccccacaaggcaCCACGAGGGACGCTGTTGAACACCTTCTCCatgtccacaaaacacatgtggactggtcgggcgaactcccacgagccctcgagcaccctatggagggtatagagctggtccactgttccacgacaaggacgaaaaccgcattgttcctcctgaatccgacgtttgactatcggtcgaatcctcctttccagtaccctggcatagaTTTTCctagggaggctgaggagtgtgatccccctatagttggagcacaccctccggtccccctttttaaacagggggaccaccaccccggtctgccaatccagaggcactgtccccgactgccacgtgatgttgcagagacgtgtcagccaagacagtccctgcacatccagagacttaaggtacttggggcgaatctcgtccacccccggtgccttgccaccgaggagcttaccgaccacctcggtgactttggcttgggtgatggacgagtccacctctgagacttcagtctctgtttcctccacggaagacgtggcgacgggattgaggaggtcctcaaagtattgaTTCCAacgtcctatgatatccccagttgaggtcagcagctccccacctccactataaacagtgttagtggagacctgctttcccctcctgaggcgccggacagtttgccagaatttcttcgaggccagacggtagtcctcctccatggcctccccgaactcctcccagacccaagtttttggatccacaactgctcgggctgaggttcgcttggcctgccggtacctgtcagctgctcctggagtcccatgagccaataGGGCTCGATAGGattccttcttcagcttgacagcagcccttacgggggttgccgccactacaggcaccggagaccttatgaccacagctccgagtagctgctttgacaatggagcaggagaacatggtccactcagactcaatgtccccagcgtccctcgggacatgagagaagctctcccggaagtgggagttgaaaaccatgctgacagagggttccaccagacgttcccagcagacaaTAACGTCTATTATcaacctccgacctagggtgtcctggtgccaagtgcacttatgatcacccctgtgctcgaacatggtgtttgttatggacaaactgtgactagcacagaagtccaacaacaaaacaccactccggttcagatcggggaggctgTGCGACCCAATCaaccccttccaggtctcactgtcgctgcccatgTGGGCGTAGAAGTCCCCcagttggagcactgtccagcaccccacccagggactccaagaaggctgggtactctgcactgctgtttggcccgtaagttgagacaacagtgaggtaCCTGTCGCTGACCCGAAGgggcagggatgcgaccctcttgTTCACTTGGGTGAACTCCCACACATgacggctgagctgtggggctataagcaaacccacaccaggcAACTCCAGGGAAGTGGAAAGTCCAGCCCTTCtggagaggttgggttccagagcccaggctatgtgtggaggtgagtctgactatatctagccggtaccgctcaacctccctcacaagctcaggctccccccccccccaccccccacccaacgaacaacagcatatccaggccctctgatttacattcaccaagagatacagtaggtggcggtatgcacctaagttgttggtcgcctaccgcaattattccaaagaagaagaagaagacagaaataccacagggcaagctggactttcagccctggctttatggaactgaaacgcacggataatctatatgacagagcagttgaactctttttgaggaaggaaaggaggatggattttgttttcaaataatcgggattttggtgagtaaaatgttcctcttttcataaataatattgctgttttattaagttgttgatgctcattgtatgtgcacagacgTAGTAtcagaattgtgcacttcagcaaaggcatttattctggctgcacaagtatctatctgctgtgcaacaactctttatgtgcatatctgcataataagatttttttttgtaggcaaaatagttattgagaggtggattggttcaggcggatctgttctgaaggccttaatgtgaaatgcacggtccgccactgctcAGATGATATTTATCATGTGATCAGAGAAAAATAGTagaaaacattcattaaataaagtgttttttttgtaaaaaaaaatatgaatgtgaagaaaaatTTCCACAATTTTTAGTTAGAATAACCACAACGCCCAGGCTCAGCCTGTGAGAAAATAGATTTATTATTCAAATAAGCTACATGAAGTATACACAGTGTCTTTCTGGTCACCAGGAAGGAACATGGATACAGCTGCAGATCATCATGAGAAATTCACATCTATAGAATTGACTCTACAGACGTTTGATTAAAATCACTTCCCTAAAGCAGAAGCTGCATTTCCCTCGTTATTTACAGAcgggaaaacaaagaaaggctGTTTCATCCACAGGATTTAGCatattgatttaaatgtttacagAAAGAAATCCACGATGGAAAaagctgtgggaggaaagttTGGctgtacacacaaaaaaacgcAGTATTTTCCAACAAATCAAGCAAAAAGAGGGCAGGCGAGACGATTCAGCCCTGCAAAAACCTTCAGTTTAGACactaaactgtttttttttccttcaataaatacattttttgttgGAATAATTTATAATCCAATTGTCAGAAGTGAGCATTTGTGAGATCAGTTGAGAAAAATGAAGGTGGCCACAGCGATCGCAGTGCGTTCACTTGTGATGAGCATATggagcttcatgaaccactgcctttattttttgaagccactagatggcactcttgCTTCTCAGTTAGAAGCTGGAGGACTGTCAATGAAGTGAGCTAGCAAGTATTTCTTGAACAGATAGCACCATCTGGTGgctacagaaaataaagacagtggttcatgaagcttcatgaaccactgtcttccTATTCTGAAGCCACGAGATGGCACTCTTGCTTCTCAGTTAGAAGCTGGAGGACTGGCAATGAAGTGAGCTCTCAAATATTTCTTGAACagatagcaccatctagtggctacagaaagtaaagacagtggttcatgaaaaTTCAAGAAGCTTCATGAAgtttcatgaagcttcatgaaccactgagTTTAATTTCTGATGCCACTAGGTGGCACTCTTGCTTCTCAGTTAGAGGCTGGAGGACTGACAATGAAGTGAGCTATCAAGTATTTCTTGAACagatagcaccatctagtggctacagaaagtaaagacagtggttcatgaaaaTTCAAGAAGCTTCATGAAgtttcatgaagcttcatgaaccactgagTTTAATTTCTGATGCCACTAGGTGGCACTCTTGCTTCTCAGTTAGAGGCTGGAGGACTGACAATGAAGTGAGCTATCAAGTATTTCTTGAACAGATAGCACCATCTGGTGactacagaaaataaagacagtggttcatgaagcttcatctgcagaTGACTGGTGTTCACTTCCCCAGCCGCTTGGCCACATCCATGTAGGCCAGCTCGATCTCCTCGTTGGACGCGGATGTGTTGATGAACTCGTCTCGTTTGTAGGCATTGTTCAGGTAACGCCACACGCCCCGGAATTCCGACGGGATGTCGtactttctgtatttcttcGCCACCAcctgaaagacagagagaagatTAGAAAAAAGAGGACTGGAAACAAATTAGTGCTTCTAAAATGAGTTTCAGTGGAGGTCTGGACAACGTTCGACCAGCCTGTCATCACCCTTGAAATTACTTtgaattcagttcaattttatttctgtcaaaccccaaaacaaacagtaatCTCAAGAAACttctacagagaaaaacaataaataatataagtagaggagaggagagggtggaAAGGTAGAACTTCTTTTTAATAGGCAGAAACCTACAGAATCAGGCGCAAAGGTGGAGatttcctgtagaaccagagtCAAAAGTGGAGATTTTCTTTAGAACAAGACTCAAAGTTGGAGATTTTCTGCAAAACCAGATTCAGAgcaggagactttctgctgctccaaTTTAGTTTAGGAAAtagaagaagagaaaatgatTGGACAGACAGACGCAACCCTGGTTCTGACAGGAAGTAGGGATTCAAACACTGGCTCTGATAGAGGgtagggattcaaaccctggttctgATGGGTGGTAAGGACTCAAACCCTGATTCTGTTAGAGGGTAGGGACTCAAACCCTCATTCTAATGGGGGgtagggattcaaaccctgatTCTGTCAGAGGGTAGGGACTCAAACCCTCATTCTAATGGGGGGTAGGGACTCAAACCCTAGTTATGATAGAGGgtagggattcaaaccctggttttGACAGAGGGTAGGGATTCTCTAAACCctgaaaaatacaaattcaTACAACTTAGTACCAAGATCAAGACTTTCCAGAGACGACGATCATGTTTTGACCTGAATCACTTTGAGCAAACCGCCCCGAGGGAATCGTACCTTCACCACATGAAGCTTGGGCAGGAGGTTGCAGTCAGCCAACGTCAGCTCGTCCCCGTCCAGGTACCGGCGGGTGGACTCCACCCCACGGCGCCCCTGGTCCTCTTCGTACGTGGGCTTCATCAGGTACTCATCCAGCTCGGCCAAAGCCTTGTTCAGACTCTTCTCCAGTgctggaaacacaacatcagacCGTGTGATtgctttttcttaaattaagatacttttattttaaaataagttcaaaaaaaaatctgccaatagaaaaactgaaaactgacttgatttcagagaaattctcttaaatcaagtctttttaTCTTAACGAAATATGATACTTAgatgaatttatcttaaatcaaataaaatgagacattttctctCAAATAC contains:
- the LOC115383957 gene encoding chloride intracellular channel protein 5-like, producing the protein MTDTAAEEDKDPDIELFVKAGSDGESIGNCPFSQRIFMILWLKGVVFNVTTVDLKRKPADLHNLAPGTHPPFLTFQGEVLTDVNKIEEFLEAMLAPPKYPRLAAKNRKSNTAGNDIFAKFSAYVKNTRADKNRSLEKSLNKALAELDEYLMKPMEDEDQGRHGVESTRRYLDGDELTLADCNLLPKLHVVKVVAKKYRNYDIPSEFRGVWRYLRNAYERDEFINTSASNEEIELAYKDVAKRLGK